Below is a window of Herminiimonas arsenicoxydans DNA.
GCCGAGCTTCCGTTCGTGCGCCTGTTGCGCATGCACAGCACGTCCTCTCTTCGCCCATCTCCGGCTTCTACAGCCTATCGTACGCTGGCCTTTTTCTTCCTATCCAGGTCGCCATGGAACTGACAAAAAGCTTCGTTAAACATAAGAGCCCGTGTGCCGATGGATTTCGCTGGTTTCTACGCCACCATCAGGACGGCAGCGATTATCAACCTCTGCTGAATGCACTAGTCAGTGCCGGCAGGGTCGATGACGCCTACTGGCTACTCACACAGTTCGGTCCTACTGATGCCGTATTAAAAGTAGATGCCATTGATGCTGAAGCCATCGTGTTTGCCGGAACGCTGGAAGTAGAAGGCAACATTGAAGTCACTTCGATTGTCCGAGCCGGACGTGCAATACGTGCCGGTGGCGGGATTCGTGCCGGACATTCGATTATCGCCGGCGAAGATATCCGCGCAGCCGGCAGCATACGCAGCGAAGGAATGCTGGACGCTGGCGGAGACATCAAGGCGAACTGGGGCATTGAGGTTCAAGACAAGCTGCGTTGCGGAGGCGACTTGCGCGCCGAGTGGGAATTGTTTTGCGGTGGCGACCTGTCTGTTGCAGGCAACGCGTTTGTCGGACAAGACCTCATGGTCAAGGGCACATTCCGCTGTGAAAAAAGCATCCGAGTGAATGGATCCATCACGGGCCTTGACTGCATCTGGGCCGGCAATGGAATCGAATCCGGTGCAGCCATTCTTTGCGAAAAACATCTGGAAGCAAATTGGGGCATCAAGGCCAAGGAGACCATGGTTGCTCACGGCACAATCAAGGCTGGTGAAAGCTTGCAGGCAATGGAAGAAATACAAGCGGGTGAAGGGTACGGCATCTATGCCGGATTGATCGTTCAGTTTGATGCATGGGAAGCAAGTGCTCAGGTCCGTGCCAAATCGAAACCAGAACGCTTGATGAGCGGTTGGTGGGGTGGTGCTTGCCTGGCTTGATGCCATGTAGCTGCCTCCCTGAAAAATCAACTTACCCAATCTTGCTTTGGAGATTGCCTTGCAAAACGTAGCCCTTACCTTTCCGTACATCCTCTGGCTTGCACGCATCATGGAATTGCGCATCGATGTACAGCTTCCACCATCCGAATTTGAAAAAGAACTTGATGCGCTCAATCGACGCTTGAACCGGCCCGGCGACACGCTTTACGACCTTCCCTGCATAGACATCCATTTTCCACATCTGGCCTTCCGTTATCGTGAGGCAGATGGAGAACATTACGTTTATGTTGAGGACCTGAAGCACGGCTGTCTCGCAGGCTATACCGTCTTTAATCGCTTGATCGAACTGAATCGTCGCCAGGATAAACATCTGCGCGCGACACATTCCAAATACGCGCCAGCCTATCAACGTCGCGGCATAGCAAACGCCATCTATCGATGGTGGCTGGATGCAGGAAACTGCTTGATCAGCGGCGCACGTCAGTCCGCGGGCGCACATGCCTTATGGCACTCGCTTAACAAGCATTACGATTTGATTTATGTCGACCTGCGCGACAAAACCCTGCGCTATTTGGGGTATGAAGTCAGTGATCAGATTCGCGAAGATCTTCATACCAGAATGATACTGCTCGGGAAAAACTGGGATCTTGCCGGATTGGCTGAGCGTACTGAAATGGCGATAGCTTGAGAGATGCAAGTTGCATCGACAGGTTGATTCAAGGGTTTAGGAAGGCAGATAACCGCCTGTGCCGTTAGCCAATTTCCGTCCGCGAAATAAAGCATAAGTTGTCTGCTCTACGTAGGAGCTTCAAACGTACTGCATGAACGATATAAAGTATAAATTGGCCTATCGTTGATTAATAAAGTGTTGATTTGCATCGAAAACTGACCCACTTAGCCGCATAATTTGCATCCAAAACTGACCCACGTTTAGAACACAATCCTACTTACCAAAGTGAGTGGGAGATTGGAGTGATCGACGTGGCATTACTTGGAATTATTAGACGCTGGCACCTTCGTGACCAGGTCTCATTGAGAGAGATATCCAAACGACTGGGTATCTCTCGAAATACCGTTAGACGGTATCTACGCGCTGAAACTGTCGAGCCAGCATATGCTGATCGACGTTCTCCGACTTCTCTCGACAAATATGCGTTTAAGCTTTCGGCATGGTTAAAGACCGAGGCGACGAAGTCGCGCAAGCAACGAAGGACTTTGAAACAGATGCACATCGACTTGTGTGCTTTGGGATTTGAGGGGTCGTATGACCGGGTCGCAGCCTTCGCCAGACAGTGGAAGGTGGATCAGTTAGAGAGGGTCAATTCTGCGAGCAAATCAACAGGGGAGTAGCACATTTTTCGAATAAAGCAAAATGTGGCCTATCGTGGAATAAAGCATAAACTGTCCACTTGGCCACTTTATGCTTAACGGCACACTTATTGTGCCGTTAGCCAATTTCCGTCCGCGAAATAATGGCCTGTCCCCAAACTGAAAGACACCGCATTAAGCTAACTGAGCTTGCTGTTCAAAGTCAATTGGGCTGATATAGCCCAACGTTGAATGTCTTCGAACCGGATTATAGAAACGTTCGATGTAGTCAAACACTTCTGCCCTGATGTCGTCTCGCGTGCGGAACATCTTTCTGGATAAGCGCTCTGTCTTCAATGAAGAGAAGAAGCTCTCCATGGCCGAGTTGTCCCACACATTACCCGCACGACTCATGCTGCACGTCACACCCAATTCAAGCAATAGCCGCTGAAACTGCTCACTCGTATATTGACTTCCACGGTCAGAATGATGCATCACGGATTCCGGCTTACCACGTCGCCATACAGCCATCATTAATGCATCGGCGACGAGTTGTGCATTCATCTCAGGCTTCATCGACCAGCCAATGACACGCCTGGAATAGAGGTCTAGTACAACAGCGAGGTAAAGCCATCCTTCGGCTGACCAGATGTAGGTGAAGTCAGCGACCCATTTCCGGTTCGGTGCACTAGCGTCGAATTGCCGGTCGAGCACGTTGGCTGCAATACCGATGACTGGGCGCTCACCTCGGTCAATCGGCAAGCTGCGCCGGCGAGGTCGAGCCCGTAACGCTTGAGCCTGCATCAGCCGTTCGACGCGATGCAGCCCGCAACGATAGCCACTTGCCAACAGGTCGTGCCAGACACGACGTGCTCCATAGGTGCGGTCACTTTGAATAAAACTGTGATGAACGGCGCGACCGAGTTGCTCGTTCTCCGTGCGACGTTTGCACGGCGTACGCGTGAGCCATGCATAAAAACCACTGCGCGAGACGCCGAGTGTGTCGCAGGTCAGTGCCACCGGCCAGATTCCTCGGTGCTTCGCCACGAATCCAAATTTCACATCGATTCCCTGGCGAAGTAGGCGGCGGCTTTTTTTAAAATGTCGCGCTCCATCTTCAGTTTGGCGACTTCTTTGCGCAACCTTGCTATCTCAAGTTGCTCTGGTTTGAGTTGACCATGCCCGGGAAAGGCATGCGATGCATCTTCCGATACGGCATGAACCCATTTGCGCAATACGTTCTCGTGCACATTGAGGTCTTTGGCGGCCTGCACGATTGAAACACCTCGTTCTTTAACTAGCCTAACCGCCTCTACCTTGAACTCCTTGCTGAACTGTCTACGATTTGCCATTTATTTCCTCCTGATTGATTAAAACACCTTATCTTGGTGTCTTTCAAGTCAGGGACAGGCCAGTCGGAGTTGGATTTGTGTCGCCAAAGCTTGCTGAAGCGCAAAATTTGCTGCGCGTACAGCTTGAGAAATTGAAAATGGATTGCAAAAAGATTGCAATGGTCTCTCCCGGCCTTAGTGGACATAACTTGCGATGAGGTCGTTATAATGCATCTGAACCCGGAACGACTAGGAAGCGATGATGCGTCTGACTTTACGTAAAGCTGGTGGCTCGCTGGTAATGACTATACCAAAAGCATTCCTTGAGCAGAATAGCCTTCATGAAGGCTCCCAAGTTGAAGTTCTCATAACCGGTAAGAGAATGACGATTAAAGCCACGCCCCGTCCGCGTTATAGACTTGCTGACCTTATGGCCGAGATGCCCAACGGTTTTCCGCGTGTCGAAGGCTGGGATGAAATGCCCCCAGTCGGCCTAGAGAGCTGAGAGTTGCCCTAGCATGTTCCAGCCAGTCCCATCTCCTCGAGCCAATAACCGACGTCCGCTTCCGACACAAAGCGGACATTCAAAAAATTCCCATTGCAGCGTCATTTCAATCAATATTGAAAGAGTTCGCTTAAATCTACTCGTCGCTTTGACACCCCCTGCTCATGGCAAAAATCAAGGAATGCATTAAGCGTAACTCGATTTTTCTCTACGCCGTAAGGTAGATACTCTGCTCCAAAAGTCCTATTCAACCATTCTGTGTGAAGCGAAAGAAATGGAAGAGGTGTCAACATCTCTGAAGGGTCGCGCAGTATGTCGAGACATATGTCACGAGCAGAAGTAAACGCCTCAGCGAGTTTGTGTGCCGTTCCCGGATTGGCAATTTCAACGTCCTTGCGCAGAACCATCGTATGCATAATCGGAAAAATTCTTGTTGTCTGCCAATAGTCGTAGTCTAGACGCGCGTGTTCAGGGAATAGATGACGAATAGTTGTACTGTCAACATGAGGTACATGAGGCGAAATAAGTACATCTATTTGGCCATTCAACAACATCGAAGTCAATGCTGGCTTTTCTTTCAAAGGGTCGCCAAAATCTTCGTTCGGAAGTGCAGATGTACATTGATTAATCTCTCCGACCACCCATTCGATATTCTCTTCAAGGACGCCCAATTGGTGCGTCAGAAGCGCACGTGCATAAATTACCGCAGTCACAGACTTCCCCGGTATTCCAATTTTCAACTGACGTAGATTGTCGTGGGACAAAGTACTATCCGAACGAACATAGAACGCTGCATGTCGAAAAGCCCGGTACGGGAAAATCGGTAATGCTATGAAATCACAGGTTCCATTTGCCGTTTGTTCGACATACTTACCCATCGACATTTCAGAAATCGCCCAAGGTGCACCATTTAGAAACTTCTTGATGATGTCATCTACTGGAAGCTCTACGCGATTTAACTTGATGTCTGAAAGTTGTACTCGGCCATCAAATAACGCTTGCGTATGAGCATAATCTGCCACGGCTACGCTTAAAGGCAGCGCTCTGGTTGACACGCTAGATTGTGTTTCACAAACTAATTGTTCACTCATTTAAATTCCACCACCATCCAGTTTTAAGCGAAAGCTATTTGAGGAGCTCGGCCCTCGAGCAGTATTTCAACTTGTTTGCATATATCGATTAGTCGTATATCGGCATCAAGGTCTGCTACAAACTGAACGCCAACCGGTAGATTTGACTCTCCAGCTCCTGCTGGTAATGCAATAGCAGGTGTTCCAAGTAGCGACCAGACACGACTGAAAATAGGGTTTCCTGTAGCGGAAATGTCCGGAGCGTCTCCCGGTGCCGCAGGGACCATTACGGCGTCAAATTCATTTGAAAATGCTGCAAATTTATCTCGAGCATGACGTGTCACGGCACGCAATCGTAAGTATTCATCTGTTGAAACATGCCAGCCATCTTCAATTACTTGCCGTGTTTTTGGCCCCAATTCATGACGAACACTGACATCGAACTCTCTGACATAGTTACGTGCTATCTCATATGCCATTAGTTTTTCATGTACATCTATCAAGTCTGAGAATGAAGGAGGCAAATCCACTTCCTCAATATCGAAGCCACTGTTCGCCAATAGCTCTGCTGTCTGCTCAAAGACCGTGCGAGTATCTGCAGTTGCTTCATACCAAAAGGGGCTACGACAAATGGCGATGTGTGGTCTATTGTTAAATGTCGACTTGACTGCTGATTTACCAAGAAATACCTCGCGCATCAGTGTTAAGTCATCAACAGTACGAGTGAGGTACCCCAATGTATCAAGCGAAGCTGCTAGAGGCTTTGTCCCTTCAAGCGCAAATGTGTTGAAGGTCGGTTTGTATCCGACCACCCCACAATAGGATGCTGGACGAATAATCGAACCTGACGTCTGCGTGCCCATGGCAACGGGGACATGGAAATCTGCCACCGCTGCTGCTGAGCCACTTGAAGAGCCCCCCGGCGTATGGGCTGGATTGTGAGGATTAGTCGTTTTTCCTGGCTGGTATAAAGCGAACTCAGTCGTGACTGTTTTGCCAAGAATCACACCGCCAGCACGACGCACTAGCGAAACACAAGAGGCCTCTCTACGTGGGCGATGACCGGCATAGATGGTTGAGCCATATTCTGTCGGCAAGTCAATCGTATCAATTACGTCTTTAATTCCAATCGGCACGCCATGCAATGGCCCTTGCACATGCTGACTATCGCGCAAGGATGCCTCTTTTATGGCTAGGTCTCGGTCAATATATGCCCAGGCACCTACAACTTCTTCACGAGAATCAATACGCTTTAAACATTCTTCTACTAGCTCTACAGATGAAATCTTCTTTTCAGCGATTGCCGTTGCCGCGTCACGTGCGGACATTGTGCAAGGATTTTTCATATGAAATCAGTCACCTTTCTTGATTTACTTCTCTTTGTCTTAGTGGAAATAAATTCGTATTTATTTCGCTAGCTTGCGTTCCCGAATATCTTTTGCCTTGATTCCAACTAGGAGAACAATGCCACCTAGCACAAGCATGGCTGAGATTGCGAAGAGGCCATTGCTCATGCTGCCAGTAGTAGTCTTTACCCAGCCAATGATGGATGGACTTGCCATCCCCCCAATCAAGCCAAGGCTGTTGATGAGCGCGATGCTGCCAGCCGCTGCAACTGTGCCTGTAAAGTACGCTGACGTGATGGACCAAAACAGTGGCAGTAGCGTGTAAATTGCTGTTGTTGCGACAGTCATGACAATCAAAGACATGGTCAAGTCAGCACTGAACATTGTGATAGCTGATAGCGACGCTGCACCAATAAAGGCACAAAGTGCGAGATGCCAACGGCGCTCCAGACGCTTATCAGAACTACGGCTAATCAGAACCATGCCAATTGCACTGATTCCGAATGGAATCATCGAATACAAACCAATTTGGAATACATCGATGACACCTGCATTTTTCAGCATCGCCGGCAACCAGAAACCGATTGCATAAATACCTGAAATAAATGTGAAGTAGGAAAGACTGAGGATATATACACGTGAATCTTTCAATGCCGAAAGCATTGAATGTCCATGCTCAGGGGGATTGTTCGCCTGGTCCACCTTCACATTGCGAATAATAAGTGCACGTTCGCGTTCGGTAAGCCATTTCGCTTGCGAAGGTTCATCGCACAAAATCCAGTACACCATTAATCCAAGAAGGATTGCAGGAAGGCCTTCGATGAAGAAGAGCCATTGCCAGCCTTCCCATCCGTTGACGCCATCGAGCGAGTTGAGAGCCCATCCTGCAATTGGTCCGCCTAACACGCCGGAAATTGGCATACCCAGCATAAACATAGAGAGTACAGCTCCGCGACGCGAACCTGGATACCATTTGGTCAGGAAATAAATAACTCCTGGGAAAAAGCCAGCTTCAAATACACCAAGCAAGAAACGCATTACATAAAACTGCATAGGGGTCGTCACAAACATCATTCCTGTAGCTACTATTCCCCAAAGCACCATGATACGAAGCAAGGTTTTCCTAGCGCCTATGCGTTGCATCAGCATATTGCTTGGAACTTCAAACAGTGAGTACCCTATAAAAAATATACCTGCTCCAAGTCCGTAAATCGCAGCACTGAATCCAAGGTCATTCTGCATTTGCATTTGTGCAAAACTGATACTGGTGCGGTCTAAATATGCAACGATGTAACAGATGAACAAAAAGGGAATTAACCGCCAAGTTACTTTGGAATAAGCGACGGTCTCTTCGTTTTTCGAATACTGAACAGCATCGAAGGTATTTACTATGCTTTTACTGATTTTGGTCATGGTCATAACCTATTAGTATTTTTAAAAAAATTCCTACAAGCTATGCCGAAATTACCAGTCTTGTAAGACGCAATATAGAGACAGGAACACAATATGCATACCTGTCACATAACGGTCACAATTTACTATTCGGAAATTGGTTCTGAAATGTGTATTAACCAGAGTCTGACTTCGGCTTTTACGAAGGCACTATTTTTGGGCAAAAAATGAGATTTGATTTAACCGACCTAACACTCTTTCTCCACTCGGTAGAAACAGGAAGTATTACTGCTGGAGCCGAGCGCTCACATCTCTCATTGGCATCCGCAAGTGCACGAATTCGGGGCATGGAAGAAATGTTGGGAATCCCGCTGCTCATTCGTGGCCAGCGTGGGGTGGAAGCAACACCCGTAGGAAAAGCGTTAGTTCATCACGCTCGAATCGCTTTGCGTCAACAAGAGAGGATGCGTGGAGAACTAAGCGAGTATGCGCAGGGACTCAAGGGACATGTTCGAATTATGTCGAACACTGTGTCTTTAACTGAATTTTTACCTGAAGCTTTAAGTAATTTTTTAGCTACGCATCCAAACGTAAATAT
It encodes the following:
- a CDS encoding Conserved hypothetical protein, putative acyltransferase (Evidence 4 : Homologs of previously reported genes of unknown function) — encoded protein: MELTKSFVKHKSPCADGFRWFLRHHQDGSDYQPLLNALVSAGRVDDAYWLLTQFGPTDAVLKVDAIDAEAIVFAGTLEVEGNIEVTSIVRAGRAIRAGGGIRAGHSIIAGEDIRAAGSIRSEGMLDAGGDIKANWGIEVQDKLRCGGDLRAEWELFCGGDLSVAGNAFVGQDLMVKGTFRCEKSIRVNGSITGLDCIWAGNGIESGAAILCEKHLEANWGIKAKETMVAHGTIKAGESLQAMEEIQAGEGYGIYAGLIVQFDAWEASAQVRAKSKPERLMSGWWGGACLA
- a CDS encoding Conserved hypothetical protein (Evidence 4 : Homologs of previously reported genes of unknown function), encoding MEIALQNVALTFPYILWLARIMELRIDVQLPPSEFEKELDALNRRLNRPGDTLYDLPCIDIHFPHLAFRYREADGEHYVYVEDLKHGCLAGYTVFNRLIELNRRQDKHLRATHSKYAPAYQRRGIANAIYRWWLDAGNCLISGARQSAGAHALWHSLNKHYDLIYVDLRDKTLRYLGYEVSDQIREDLHTRMILLGKNWDLAGLAERTEMAIA
- a CDS encoding transposase IS3 family, part 2 (Evidence 2b : Function of strongly homologous gene; Product type h : extrachromosomal origin), with product MKFGFVAKHRGIWPVALTCDTLGVSRSGFYAWLTRTPCKRRTENEQLGRAVHHSFIQSDRTYGARRVWHDLLASGYRCGLHRVERLMQAQALRARPRRRSLPIDRGERPVIGIAANVLDRQFDASAPNRKWVADFTYIWSAEGWLYLAVVLDLYSRRVIGWSMKPEMNAQLVADALMMAVWRRGKPESVMHHSDRGSQYTSEQFQRLLLELGVTCSMSRAGNVWDNSAMESFFSSLKTERLSRKMFRTRDDIRAEVFDYIERFYNPVRRHSTLGYISPIDFEQQAQLA
- a CDS encoding transposase IS3 family, part 1 (Evidence 2b : Function of strongly homologous gene; PubMedId : 11972771, 11315188; Product type h : extrachromosomal origin) codes for the protein MANRRQFSKEFKVEAVRLVKERGVSIVQAAKDLNVHENVLRKWVHAVSEDASHAFPGHGQLKPEQLEIARLRKEVAKLKMERDILKKAAAYFARESM
- a CDS encoding putative plasmid stable inheritance protein I PemI-like (Evidence 3 : Function proposed based on presence of conserved amino acid motif, structural feature or limited homology; Product type pf : putative factor); translation: MMRLTLRKAGGSLVMTIPKAFLEQNSLHEGSQVEVLITGKRMTIKATPRPRYRLADLMAEMPNGFPRVEGWDEMPPVGLES
- a CDS encoding Putative 4,5-dihydroxyphthalate decarboxylase (DHP decarboxylase) (Evidence 3 : Function proposed based on presence of conserved amino acid motif, structural feature or limited homology; Product type pe : putative enzyme), which produces MSEQLVCETQSSVSTRALPLSVAVADYAHTQALFDGRVQLSDIKLNRVELPVDDIIKKFLNGAPWAISEMSMGKYVEQTANGTCDFIALPIFPYRAFRHAAFYVRSDSTLSHDNLRQLKIGIPGKSVTAVIYARALLTHQLGVLEENIEWVVGEINQCTSALPNEDFGDPLKEKPALTSMLLNGQIDVLISPHVPHVDSTTIRHLFPEHARLDYDYWQTTRIFPIMHTMVLRKDVEIANPGTAHKLAEAFTSARDICLDILRDPSEMLTPLPFLSLHTEWLNRTFGAEYLPYGVEKNRVTLNAFLDFCHEQGVSKRRVDLSELFQY
- a CDS encoding Putative amidase (Evidence 3 : Function proposed based on presence of conserved amino acid motif, structural feature or limited homology; Product type pe : putative enzyme); this translates as MSARDAATAIAEKKISSVELVEECLKRIDSREEVVGAWAYIDRDLAIKEASLRDSQHVQGPLHGVPIGIKDVIDTIDLPTEYGSTIYAGHRPRREASCVSLVRRAGGVILGKTVTTEFALYQPGKTTNPHNPAHTPGGSSSGSAAAVADFHVPVAMGTQTSGSIIRPASYCGVVGYKPTFNTFALEGTKPLAASLDTLGYLTRTVDDLTLMREVFLGKSAVKSTFNNRPHIAICRSPFWYEATADTRTVFEQTAELLANSGFDIEEVDLPPSFSDLIDVHEKLMAYEIARNYVREFDVSVRHELGPKTRQVIEDGWHVSTDEYLRLRAVTRHARDKFAAFSNEFDAVMVPAAPGDAPDISATGNPIFSRVWSLLGTPAIALPAGAGESNLPVGVQFVADLDADIRLIDICKQVEILLEGRAPQIAFA
- a CDS encoding Putative major facilitator family transporter (Evidence 3 : Function proposed based on presence of conserved amino acid motif, structural feature or limited homology; PubMedId : 7592429; Product type pt : putative transporter) translates to MTKISKSIVNTFDAVQYSKNEETVAYSKVTWRLIPFLFICYIVAYLDRTSISFAQMQMQNDLGFSAAIYGLGAGIFFIGYSLFEVPSNMLMQRIGARKTLLRIMVLWGIVATGMMFVTTPMQFYVMRFLLGVFEAGFFPGVIYFLTKWYPGSRRGAVLSMFMLGMPISGVLGGPIAGWALNSLDGVNGWEGWQWLFFIEGLPAILLGLMVYWILCDEPSQAKWLTERERALIIRNVKVDQANNPPEHGHSMLSALKDSRVYILSLSYFTFISGIYAIGFWLPAMLKNAGVIDVFQIGLYSMIPFGISAIGMVLISRSSDKRLERRWHLALCAFIGAASLSAITMFSADLTMSLIVMTVATTAIYTLLPLFWSITSAYFTGTVAAAGSIALINSLGLIGGMASPSIIGWVKTTTGSMSNGLFAISAMLVLGGIVLLVGIKAKDIRERKLAK